Proteins encoded within one genomic window of Vanrija pseudolonga chromosome 3, complete sequence:
- the GAPC gene encoding Glyceraldehyde-3-phosphate dehydrogenase, cytosolic has translation MTTPHSSLVASRRSRAGRTAGAVRADNSGMTLGVATPSVPTIGINGFGRIGRALFRICLFRDDIRLVAINHTASTLEHLLTAIRHDSTHGPLPNQAEVTIAPADHPNMLPKTDKNPNPQALLYRGRLIHLFSQRDPKNLDWSSAGAEYVMESTGKMTLVASASVHITEANAKKVIISAPSKDAHNLVYGVNHRDYAGEDVVSNASCTTNCLAPLASVLDNAFGIESGMMTTIHASTASQKVLDGFSTKDLRSGRSAMGNIIPASTGAAQAVVRVLPQLAGKFQGISVRVPVTNVSLVDLTVKTTHPFNSKKELIQAFRDAADTPVSRGGVRGVLSVSDEKLVSTDYLTSSLSSIIDEDACVILDEFTAKIIAWYDNEFGFSNRMVDLVTYMHSHPDGEHPNVRRNSVSPVVTKSALPKVSKGANGLGLNGVHEVPEEAIV, from the exons ATGACTACCCCGCATTCCAGtctcgtcgcgtcgaggcggtcgcggGCTGGCCGgacggccggcgccgtccgcgcAGACAACAGTGGAA TGACTCTCGGTGTCGCTACCCCCTCTGTTCCTACCATCGGTATCAACGGCTTTGGCCGCATTG GCCGTGCCCTCTTCCGCATCTGCCTGTTCCGCGACGACATCCGCCTCGTGGCGATCAACCACACTGCGTCCAccctcgagcacctgctcACCGCGATCCGGCACGACTCGACGCACGGCCCGCTGCCGAACCAGGCAGAGGTCACcatcgcgccggccgaccaCCCCAACATGCTGCCCAAGACGGACAAGAACCCGAACCCGCAGGCGCTGCTGTACCGCGGGCGCCTGATCCACCTGTTCTCGCAGCGCGACCCGAAGAACCTGGACTGGtcctcggcgggcgcagAGTACGTCATGGAGTCGACGGGCAAGATGACGCTTgtcgcctcggccagcgTGCACATCACCGAGGCGAACGCCAAGAAGGTCAtcatctcggcgccgtccaAGGACGCGCACAACCTCGTGTACGGCGTCAACCACCGCGACTATGCGGGCGAGGACGTGGTCTCGAACGCGTCCTGCACGACCAACTGTCTCGCGCCGCTTGCTTCCGTGCTCGACAACGCGTTCGGCATCGAGAGCGgcatgatgacgacgatccacgcgtcgacggcctcgcaGAAGGTGCTCGACGGCTTCTCGACCAAGGACCTGCGTTCCGGCCGCTCAGCAATGGGCAACATCATCCCCGCGTCCACGggcgccgcgcaggccgtcGTCCGCGTCCTCCCCCAGCTGGCAGGCAAGTTCCAGGGCATCAGCGTGCGCGTGCCCGTGACCAAcgtctcgctcgtcgacctgaCCGTCAAGACGACGCACCCGTTCAACAGCAAGAAGGAGCTGATCCAGGCGTtccgcgacgcggccgacacgcccgtctcgcgcggcggcgtgcgcggtgTGCTTTCTGTTTccgacgagaagctcgtGTCCACCGACTACCTCACTTCCTCCCTGTCCTCCatcatcgacgaggacgcatgcgtcatcctcgacgagttcACCGCCAAGATCATCGCGTGGTACGACAACGAGTTTGGCTTCTCGAACCGCATGGTCGACCTCGTGACGTACATGCACTCGCaccccgacggcgagcacccCAACGTGCGCCGCAACTCGGTCTCGCCGGTGGTCACCAAGTCTGCGCTGCCAAAAGTGTCCAAGGGCGCCAACGGGCTCGGCCTGAACGGCGTCCACGAGGTCCCAGAAGAGGCCATTGTGTAG